A genomic stretch from Solanum stenotomum isolate F172 chromosome 8, ASM1918654v1, whole genome shotgun sequence includes:
- the LOC125874173 gene encoding cytochrome b-c1 complex subunit 8: protein MGKQPVKLKAVVYAISPFQQKIMPGLWKDLPGKIHHKVSENWISATLLLGPLVGTYSYVQHFLEKEKLEHRY, encoded by the exons ATGGGGAAGCAACCGGTGAAGCTGAAGGCTGTTGTATACGCTATATCTCCATTTCAACAGAAAATTATGCCTGGTTTATGGAAGGATCTTCCTGGTAAGATCCATCACAAAGTGTCTGAAAATTGGATCAGCGCTACTCTCTTGCTTGGTCCACTCGTCGGAACCTACTC GTATGTGCAGCACTTCCTGGAAAAGGAGAAGTTAGAACACAGATACTAA
- the LOC125874142 gene encoding putative B3 domain-containing protein At5g58280, with protein sequence MANDKTNSYEEVRRQRVLDNKKRFEDLGILNISKNLSDISKSEKKSDYKTELRRVRQKANDVYMSEPRRSARARNPVPTYRDEIDIELPSLRKRSKFSSSWASYLARPLEEVKVASYEEKVQALKCAEKLHSNLQSDNPFFLKTMVRSHVYSCFWLGLPTRFCQDHLPKSTVDVLLVDEEGIEYEALFIGKRTGLSGGWRAFALDHKLDDGDALVFELVEPTKFKVYIVRASQCSSEVDKSGAEKGESEAEETPKSETKKRKNKSEVPTIAKEEVSVVVASATRRSSRRK encoded by the exons ATGGCAAATGACAAAACCAACAGTTACGAGGAGGTCCGTAGGCAAAGGGTTCTGGACAATAAGAAACGATTTGAG GATCTGGGGATTTTGAATATTTCTAAAAACCTTTCTGATATTTCAAAGTCGGAGAAGAAGTCCGACTATAAAACCGAG CTACGCCGAGTTAGACAAAAAGCAAACGATGTTTACATGTCGGAGCCAAGAAGGTCTGCACGGGCAAGGAATCCTGTTCCAACATACCGTGATGAA ATTGATATAGAGCTTCCATCTTTACGGAAGAGATCAAAATTTAGCTCTTCATGGGCAAG TTATCTAGCGAGACCATTGGAAGAAGTGAAAGTTGCTTCGTATGAAGAGAAAGTACAAGCTTTAAAGTGTGCAGAAAAGCTCCATAGTAATCTGCAGTCGGATAATCCATTTTTTCTCAAGACTATGGTTCGATCCCATGTATACAGTTGTTTCTGGTTG GGACTTCCTACTAGATTTTGTCAAGACCATCTTCCCAAATCTACTGTAGATGTTCTGCTAGTGGATGAAGAAGGTATAGAGTATGAAGCTCTCTTTATCGGCAAAAGAACTGGACTAAGTGGAGGATGGAGAGCATTTGCACTTGATCATAAGCTGGATGATGGGGATGCTCTAGTATTTGAATTGGTCGAGCCCACAAAATTCAAG GTCTACATTGTTCGAGCATCCCAATGTTCAAGTGAAGTGGATAAATCCGGTGCAGAAAAAGGAGAGAGTGAAGCTGAAGAAACACCAAAGAgtgaaacaaagaaaagaaagaacaaatcAGAAGTTCCAACAATAGCTAAAGAAGAAGTCTCTGTAGTAGTGGCTTCAGCCACGAGACGCAGTagtagaagaaagtaa